The Magnolia sinica isolate HGM2019 chromosome 10, MsV1, whole genome shotgun sequence genome includes a window with the following:
- the LOC131217128 gene encoding protein GLUTAMINE DUMPER 3-like, whose protein sequence is MRPVITSTTTFNTTAAHVPHSPWHSPVPYLFGGLAAMLGLIAFALVILACSYWKLTGFLGSRESDPQNPHQNQQTDDSLKPKTPQQMEMKVVVIMAGDHRPTYLATPISKMSTYLVDDGDRENKDTQKQDAGNQDSHDEETGDGGAH, encoded by the coding sequence ATGAGGCCAGTCATCACCAGCACAACAACCTTCAATACAACCGCCGCACACGTACCGCACTCCCCATGGCACTCCCCAGTACCATACCTCTTCGGTGGTCTCGCAGCCATGCTCGGCCTCATCGCCTTCGCTCTCGTCATTCTCGCCTGTTCTTACTGGAAGCTCACCGGCTTCTTAGGCAGCAGAGAATCCGACCCTCAAAATCCACATCAGAACCAACAAACCGACGACTCTCTCAAACCAAAAACCCCCCAACAGATGGAAATGAAAGTAGTCGTGATCATGGCCGGAGATCACAGGCCCACCTACCTAGCCACACCCATTTCCAAGATGTCCACTTACCTTGTAGATGATGGAGATCGTGAAAACAAAGACACCCAGAAGCAAGATGCTGGAAATCAAGACTCCCATGATGAGGAAACtggagatggtggggcccactga